A region of Vitis vinifera cultivar Pinot Noir 40024 chromosome 13, ASM3070453v1 DNA encodes the following proteins:
- the LOC100246098 gene encoding enoyl-CoA delta isomerase 1, peroxisomal, with amino-acid sequence MCSLEKRGNIFILTLTGPGEHRLNPTLLDAISAALSRVRAESSMSSALITTAEGKFFSNGYDLAWASASGGVFLDRVKLMSSKLRSLVADLLSLPMPTIAAISGHCSAAAAILALSHDYVLMRNDRGFIYMSELDIGLKIPDWFVAFIRSKIGAPRSQRELMLRAAKLTAHDALNWGIIDSAHDSTEEAVRAAIRLGEELVGRKWDGHVYAQIRMRMLADVFDKIGCDESVGEVSHTRTRL; translated from the coding sequence ATGTGCAGTTTGGAGAAGCGCGGCAACATCTTCATCCTCACGCTCACCGGCCCCGGCGAGCACCGGCTAAATCCCACCCTACTCGATGCCATTTCAGCCGCCCTAAGCCGAGTAAGAGCCGAGAGTTCAATGTCATCTGCTCTCATCACGACCGCCGAGGGCAAGTTCTTCTCCAACGGCTACGATCTCGCGTGGGCCTCCGCTTCCGGCGGCGTCTTCCTCGATCGGGTCAAGCTCATGTCTTCAAAGCTCAGATCACTCGTCGCCGATCTGCTTTCCCTTCCGATGCCGACTATCGCCGCCATCTCTGGCCACTGCTCAGCCGCCGCGGCGATTCTCGCGCTTAGCCACGACTACGTCCTCATGAGGAATGACCGCGGCTTTATCTACATGTCCGAGCTCGACATCGGGCTCAAGATTCCCGATTGGTTCGTAGCGTTCATTCGAAGCAAGATCGGAGCGCCGAGGTCTCAACGCGAGCTCATGCTTCGAGCCGCTAAATTGACGGCTCATGATGCTCTGAATTGGGGTATTATCGACTCGGCGCACGATAGCACGGAGGAGGCTGTGAGGGCGGCCATCCGATTAGGAGAGGAGTTGGTTGGGAGGAAATGGGATGGACACGTGTACGCTCAGATACGGATGCGCATGTTAGCTGATGTGTTTGATAAGATTGGATGTGATGAATCCGTAGGAGAAGTGAGTCACACTCGCACACGGCTATAG